A single window of Syntrophus aciditrophicus SB DNA harbors:
- a CDS encoding SagB/ThcOx family dehydrogenase — protein MNKKPRLQKSSISLAVKLRDDITMERSGNGRMTLFRAEEKFLDVPDSPLMEALMMSWMTEELIDRLAESSSHPEAVYFLCERMFSHGLLQAQISIDGQSLLSLYPTPDWRAWKEKMPASLQSLSPYACLRRVGKSILLEMPLSQRKCAFHDENCLVWLMEIVRECAAVSFEDEGRTAFYQALRLMDALVEGETDSAVWEFHDLLFFHNSSIGFHDDPIGATWRLKEKTPPAPLFKSCAGECISLPETNGQLMDKLNFSFAHVLAKRRSRRIPGNRPITLEELGALLDVSARVQEIQDDPFSPCLRSLRPSPSGGGLHSLEIYPLVRQCIGLAPGAWRYDPEQHRLESIAANETSLEAYLQSNPHFLIPGAGPPHIHLVLTSRFLRDAWKYEKIAFRLVLQDLGCFYQTFSLTATALGLASCILGTVDARRLGEMMKLDPILEPVIGEMTLSSS, from the coding sequence ATGAACAAAAAACCTCGCCTTCAGAAGAGCAGCATATCATTAGCTGTGAAGCTGCGCGATGACATCACGATGGAGCGGTCAGGAAACGGGCGGATGACCCTGTTCAGAGCGGAGGAAAAGTTTCTGGACGTACCCGATAGTCCGCTTATGGAAGCCCTGATGATGAGCTGGATGACGGAGGAGTTGATTGACAGGCTGGCGGAATCATCATCCCATCCTGAGGCTGTCTACTTTTTGTGTGAAAGGATGTTTTCTCACGGTCTTCTCCAGGCACAAATCAGCATTGATGGGCAATCCCTGCTTTCTCTCTACCCCACACCGGACTGGCGTGCCTGGAAAGAAAAAATGCCTGCTTCATTACAGAGTCTGTCCCCCTACGCATGCCTGAGGCGTGTCGGGAAATCTATCTTACTTGAGATGCCGCTTTCTCAAAGAAAATGCGCCTTTCACGACGAAAACTGCCTGGTCTGGCTGATGGAGATCGTTCGGGAATGTGCAGCAGTGTCTTTTGAGGACGAGGGTCGCACCGCATTTTATCAAGCGCTGAGGCTTATGGATGCCCTGGTTGAAGGTGAAACAGACTCTGCTGTGTGGGAATTTCATGATCTGCTCTTTTTTCACAATTCGAGCATCGGGTTTCATGATGATCCGATAGGTGCGACCTGGCGACTCAAAGAAAAGACTCCGCCGGCGCCGCTTTTTAAATCCTGCGCAGGGGAATGCATTTCCCTGCCTGAAACGAACGGGCAGCTCATGGACAAGCTGAATTTTTCTTTTGCCCATGTGCTGGCAAAACGTCGCAGTCGTCGCATCCCCGGCAACCGGCCGATTACCTTGGAGGAACTTGGTGCATTACTGGACGTGTCCGCCCGAGTTCAGGAAATTCAGGATGATCCTTTCAGTCCTTGTTTGCGATCACTGCGGCCGTCACCCAGCGGCGGCGGATTGCACTCTCTGGAAATCTACCCTCTGGTGCGTCAATGCATCGGCCTTGCTCCGGGTGCCTGGCGCTACGATCCGGAACAGCATCGGCTGGAGTCCATCGCTGCGAATGAGACGTCACTGGAGGCCTATCTGCAGAGCAATCCTCACTTCCTGATCCCCGGTGCGGGACCTCCGCATATCCATCTGGTCCTAACCTCCCGTTTTCTGAGAGACGCATGGAAGTATGAAAAAATCGCCTTTCGACTTGTTTTACAGGATTTGGGTTGCTTTTATCAGACCTTCAGTCTTACAGCCACGGCACTGGGATTGGCCTCCTGCATTCTTGGCACGGTGGACGCGAGACGGCTTGGTGAGATGATGAAACTTGACCCGATTCTTGAACCTGTCATCGGTGAAATGACATTATCGTCTTCATAA
- the modA gene encoding molybdate ABC transporter substrate-binding protein, translating into MFKYLATGFMMIILALFLLTSMAMAGDVNLSVAASMKDAVNQLTDNFAKKNPGVKFIKNYGASGALAKQIESGAPADIFISANEKWMDYLKEKKLMDDRSIGTFAYNELVFVGKPGMKVRSMQDLAELEKIAIGSPQSVPAGEYAMAALKKSGMDKELERKLVMAKDVRACLMYAEQGEVDGSFVYKTDALLAKNTKILFVVPQELYPRVTYPKGLTAAGSKNKDAAAFFNYLNSAEARKSLEQLGFTAK; encoded by the coding sequence ATGTTTAAGTATCTGGCAACTGGATTCATGATGATTATTCTGGCTCTATTTCTGTTGACCTCGATGGCCATGGCCGGGGATGTGAATCTTTCCGTCGCCGCGAGCATGAAAGACGCCGTGAACCAGCTCACCGACAATTTCGCCAAAAAGAATCCCGGAGTGAAGTTCATCAAGAACTACGGCGCTTCCGGCGCATTGGCCAAACAGATTGAGAGCGGCGCACCGGCGGACATCTTTATTTCCGCCAATGAGAAATGGATGGATTATCTGAAGGAAAAGAAGCTGATGGACGACCGAAGCATCGGCACTTTTGCCTATAACGAGCTGGTTTTTGTGGGGAAGCCGGGTATGAAAGTCAGGAGTATGCAGGATCTGGCAGAACTGGAAAAAATCGCCATCGGAAGTCCCCAGAGTGTTCCGGCGGGGGAATACGCCATGGCTGCACTGAAAAAATCCGGCATGGACAAAGAGCTTGAAAGAAAGCTGGTTATGGCCAAGGACGTGCGGGCGTGTCTCATGTATGCCGAACAGGGTGAAGTCGATGGCTCCTTCGTTTACAAGACGGATGCCCTCCTGGCCAAAAACACTAAAATCCTTTTCGTCGTGCCCCAGGAACTCTATCCGCGGGTAACGTATCCCAAAGGATTAACTGCAGCCGGCAGTAAAAACAAGGATGCCGCTGCCTTCTTCAATTATCTGAATTCGGCTGAAGCCAGAAAGTCCTTGGAACAACTGGGGTTTACGGCAAAGTAA
- the modB gene encoding molybdate ABC transporter permease subunit, whose protein sequence is MPSFTSADYSAIFLSMKVASTATLLSLPVGFALAWLMTYKQFRGKVILDVLISLPLTLPPVVIGYLLLLLLGRNGWVGKYLLQPLDIRLIFTWKAAVIATAVVGFPLLVRAIRIGMESIDERLLQAARTLGAGTFDNIITVILPLSFRGILAGSALMFARGLGEFGATIIVAGNIPGVTQTIPLAIYEYTSSPSGDVMALALCMVSISLSVIILLFHEFLSRRLVKAD, encoded by the coding sequence ATGCCGTCCTTTACCTCTGCCGATTATTCCGCAATATTTCTGTCGATGAAGGTGGCATCGACGGCAACCCTGCTGTCGCTGCCGGTCGGCTTCGCGCTGGCCTGGCTCATGACCTATAAACAGTTTCGGGGGAAGGTTATCCTCGATGTTCTGATCAGCCTTCCCCTGACCCTGCCGCCGGTCGTTATCGGTTACCTGTTGCTTCTACTGCTCGGCAGAAACGGGTGGGTCGGGAAATATCTGCTCCAGCCGCTCGATATCAGACTGATCTTCACCTGGAAAGCGGCAGTCATCGCCACGGCGGTGGTCGGGTTTCCCCTGCTGGTTCGTGCAATCCGCATCGGAATGGAAAGCATCGATGAGAGGCTTCTCCAGGCAGCACGCACCCTCGGCGCCGGAACCTTTGACAACATCATCACTGTTATCCTTCCTCTCTCTTTCCGGGGAATTCTGGCCGGTTCCGCTCTCATGTTCGCCCGTGGACTGGGCGAGTTCGGGGCCACAATCATTGTGGCAGGCAACATCCCCGGAGTGACCCAGACGATACCGCTGGCCATTTATGAATATACAAGCTCTCCCAGCGGGGATGTCATGGCGCTGGCACTCTGCATGGTGTCTATCTCCCTGTCGGTGATCATCCTCCTGTTCCACGAGTTTTTGTCACGGCGGCTGGTTAAGGCGGACTGA
- a CDS encoding TOMM precursor leader peptide-binding protein, whose translation MSRYRIKRGIAPIADGNSRWFILDETGPKKIISGLALEVIRLIASDLGNEDNLAEALANRFPPEKVYYVLIQLEKQGVIVKDSVQTETPADLFRSKAYGQERTGYPPSRNDDLTVKIFAIGEAETSADAIASSLSRSDVVRIERVRDWRTERRSADTVHVAVTPDYLEPELAAFGRFAQKLRLRWMPVKPCGVIPWLGPFLTEETGCLACLLDRVMGHRRLEADQILQSGNKKSLRLSIGQTIHSLETVTGLLAVELEKLAMGGSSEMTGVMVTLDFQTLRMERHLLAKRPQCAVCGTISQKNIRLETLPKEPFCLESRIKVDYRDGGERVCSAVETLDKYAHLISPVTGVVGRLMLLDDIPSCFGSVIRSEWNVRNRGEALLYEQKSRLSATGFSLGKGRSELQARASALGEAIERYCSQYEGYETHIRASFTELGDVAIAPHHLMGFSEQQYRDREAWRKKGGTTHVPDPYDFDRPIDWMPAWSLTQKRWRLIPSAFVYYSYPRERGGDICRGCSNGVAAGNCLEEAVMQGFFELVERDATAMWWYHRLRKPAVDWRSLDSTFTAAVDVSMKEKGMGLDVLDLTNDLGIPVFSANLFGSKEDDCLKAIGLGCHYDPHIALERAISELGQCWIMVDRKEYRLKLQDAGREHFLRADPHQPPRISSDFHSKQREDFLDDIEDAVQLLRTRGLEMLVVDMTRPDVGFPVVRVIVPGLVHFWPRFGCRRLFDVPREAGWIDGDVGEDDLNPVPFFL comes from the coding sequence ATGAGCCGTTACAGGATCAAAAGGGGCATCGCTCCGATTGCCGACGGGAATTCCCGATGGTTCATCCTGGATGAAACCGGGCCTAAAAAAATTATCTCTGGACTGGCGTTGGAGGTCATTCGGTTGATCGCCAGCGATCTCGGCAACGAGGACAATCTGGCCGAAGCATTAGCGAATCGGTTCCCCCCAGAAAAGGTTTATTATGTCTTGATTCAACTCGAAAAGCAGGGTGTGATCGTCAAGGATTCAGTGCAGACTGAAACGCCGGCGGATTTGTTTCGATCTAAGGCGTATGGACAGGAAAGGACAGGATATCCGCCTTCCAGGAACGATGACTTGACTGTAAAAATATTTGCCATCGGCGAAGCGGAGACGTCTGCGGATGCCATCGCGTCATCGCTGTCTCGTTCCGATGTGGTGCGGATCGAACGCGTCCGGGATTGGCGCACTGAAAGGAGGTCTGCCGATACGGTTCACGTGGCCGTCACACCTGATTATCTCGAGCCGGAGCTGGCTGCCTTCGGACGTTTCGCCCAAAAGCTCAGACTCCGCTGGATGCCTGTAAAGCCCTGTGGGGTGATTCCGTGGCTCGGACCATTTCTTACGGAAGAAACAGGCTGCCTGGCTTGCCTGCTTGACCGGGTAATGGGACATCGGAGGCTGGAAGCGGATCAGATCCTTCAAAGTGGGAATAAAAAGTCTTTGCGCCTTTCCATAGGGCAGACAATTCATTCTTTGGAAACGGTTACCGGATTGCTGGCAGTGGAACTGGAAAAACTGGCCATGGGAGGTTCGTCGGAAATGACAGGTGTCATGGTCACCCTTGACTTCCAGACACTGCGGATGGAGCGTCATCTGCTTGCGAAACGTCCTCAATGTGCGGTGTGCGGGACCATCTCACAAAAAAACATCCGGCTTGAAACCCTTCCGAAGGAACCATTTTGCCTGGAATCACGAATAAAAGTGGATTATCGTGATGGCGGTGAGCGGGTCTGCTCAGCAGTGGAAACACTTGATAAATATGCCCACCTGATCAGCCCGGTCACAGGTGTGGTGGGACGGTTGATGCTGCTGGATGATATTCCTTCATGCTTCGGCTCGGTGATTCGCAGCGAATGGAACGTCCGGAACCGGGGAGAAGCGTTGCTTTACGAACAGAAGTCGCGCCTGTCGGCTACTGGTTTCAGTCTGGGAAAAGGCCGGAGCGAGCTGCAGGCGCGGGCCAGCGCTCTGGGTGAGGCCATTGAACGCTACTGTTCACAATACGAGGGTTATGAGACTCATATTCGGGCATCCTTTACGGAACTGGGTGATGTGGCGATTGCCCCTCACCATTTAATGGGTTTCAGTGAACAGCAATACAGGGACCGCGAAGCCTGGCGCAAAAAGGGGGGGACCACTCACGTTCCTGACCCTTATGATTTCGATCGTCCGATTGACTGGATGCCGGCCTGGTCGCTTACACAGAAGCGTTGGCGGCTGATTCCCAGTGCCTTTGTTTATTATTCCTATCCGCGGGAAAGGGGGGGAGACATCTGTCGCGGTTGCAGCAATGGTGTAGCAGCGGGGAACTGTTTAGAAGAGGCCGTCATGCAGGGCTTTTTTGAACTGGTTGAGCGCGATGCAACGGCGATGTGGTGGTATCATCGACTGCGGAAGCCAGCCGTGGATTGGCGCAGTTTAGATTCGACTTTTACCGCCGCAGTGGATGTATCCATGAAAGAGAAGGGCATGGGGCTGGATGTGCTCGATCTGACCAATGACCTGGGCATCCCCGTTTTTTCCGCCAATCTGTTTGGCTCAAAGGAAGACGACTGCCTTAAAGCGATTGGATTAGGCTGCCATTACGACCCGCATATCGCCTTGGAGAGGGCCATATCTGAATTGGGTCAATGTTGGATAATGGTGGATAGAAAGGAATACAGACTCAAGTTGCAGGACGCAGGCAGGGAACATTTTTTACGGGCGGACCCTCATCAGCCTCCAAGAATCTCTTCAGATTTCCACAGTAAACAGCGAGAGGATTTTCTTGACGACATTGAGGATGCAGTGCAGTTGCTGCGCACCAGGGGGTTGGAGATGCTGGTAGTGGACATGACCCGACCCGATGTTGGCTTTCCGGTAGTGAGGGTGATCGTTCCGGGACTTGTGCATTTCTGGCCCCGTTTCGGTTGCCGCCGGCTTTTCGACGTTCCCAGAGAGGCAGGATGGATTGACGGAGACGTGGGTGAAGATGATCTGAATCCTGTGCCGTTTTTTTTGTGA
- a CDS encoding radical SAM protein: MYSDKLQTDTVLKKSPFLVVNQIDNNEVRIYSKLHGNLSCFSPDINEVLKFFESPVAADEAVHKISKIYKCDSFGLIKELYDKRFLVEENKNGKDIFQEYVEKVRSKNKIPNITKVTFLTSAKCNLACKGCYHHFYDFKSNDMNNDFASQFVEGLFTYLKKREITTLLISFLGYEPLLNFKALRGIYENADRMSKKYNIDTSFKLFTNAFKLNRKIFNWIRHNKSKLGIMVSLDGIEEDNDKRRVDLTGQGTYDRVVENLKRILAADIKCRVITVLSKLNISNIEKFVDEMAAIGVKGITANIFCGHSEEERQLELTETEKFEALKRMEQATEKYDMEFDGEWKFAVVQMITGAYFSCPAGIKQLVLSADGTIYPCQRFAGTNMNFGSYHEDFWQTILDGQCEGYNRWTAALYDRVADRIKGDEADLAGWSCPFVPFIREQFISMNFDRVLNENLLDYYLTRPLNRILSNSPINY, encoded by the coding sequence ATGTATTCCGACAAGCTGCAAACAGATACTGTTTTAAAGAAATCTCCATTTCTGGTTGTGAACCAGATAGATAACAATGAAGTGCGAATTTACAGTAAATTGCATGGCAATTTATCGTGTTTTAGCCCTGATATTAATGAAGTCTTGAAGTTCTTTGAATCTCCAGTTGCTGCAGATGAGGCTGTACATAAAATATCGAAGATTTATAAGTGCGATTCATTCGGTTTGATTAAAGAATTATACGACAAACGATTTTTAGTCGAAGAAAACAAAAATGGAAAAGATATATTTCAGGAGTATGTTGAAAAAGTAAGATCTAAGAATAAAATTCCGAATATTACAAAGGTTACATTTTTGACTTCTGCCAAATGTAATTTGGCATGCAAAGGCTGCTATCATCATTTTTATGATTTTAAAAGCAATGATATGAACAACGATTTTGCGAGTCAGTTTGTGGAGGGGCTGTTTACTTATTTGAAAAAGAGAGAAATTACCACGTTGCTGATATCATTTCTTGGTTATGAACCTTTATTGAATTTTAAAGCGCTCCGCGGGATTTATGAGAATGCAGACCGAATGAGTAAAAAATACAATATAGATACTTCATTTAAATTGTTTACAAATGCCTTTAAATTAAACAGGAAGATATTCAATTGGATCAGGCACAATAAATCCAAGTTGGGAATAATGGTCAGTTTAGATGGAATAGAGGAAGACAATGATAAACGAAGAGTAGACTTAACTGGTCAAGGAACATATGACAGAGTTGTTGAAAATTTAAAGAGGATTCTTGCGGCTGATATAAAATGCAGGGTGATTACCGTATTAAGTAAATTAAACATCTCTAATATTGAGAAGTTTGTAGATGAAATGGCTGCAATAGGAGTTAAGGGTATTACGGCAAATATATTCTGTGGTCATTCCGAAGAAGAGCGACAGCTTGAATTGACGGAAACAGAAAAGTTTGAAGCACTGAAAAGAATGGAGCAGGCAACTGAAAAATATGACATGGAATTTGATGGTGAATGGAAATTTGCAGTCGTGCAAATGATTACAGGGGCTTATTTTTCTTGCCCTGCGGGAATAAAACAATTGGTTTTGTCCGCAGATGGCACCATATATCCTTGTCAACGATTTGCCGGGACAAACATGAATTTCGGGAGTTATCATGAAGATTTTTGGCAAACAATACTTGATGGCCAATGTGAAGGTTATAATCGTTGGACTGCAGCGCTTTATGATCGAGTGGCGGATAGAATAAAGGGGGACGAAGCAGACCTTGCGGGCTGGAGTTGTCCTTTTGTTCCTTTTATAAGAGAGCAATTCATAAGCATGAATTTTGATAGAGTGTTAAATGAAAATCTTCTTGATTATTATCTAACACGTCCTTTGAACAGGATTCTTTCGAACTCACCAATAAATTATTGA
- the glp gene encoding molybdopterin molybdotransferase MoeA produces MAQQLFFIITVWKRGMKNINLPISIDEAQKIILESVKPLTDEGISIMESANRVLYEDIVASTMIPPRDNSAMDGYAVIAADTKGATETSPVKLQVIAEIRAGGLLDGKEVLKGTAIRIMTGAPLPKSADSVIPFEDAEEEAGYIRIFNETVKYSNCRFAGEDIKKGDKVLEKGDRLRSADVGILASLNYQTIKVYKQPTVSIISTGDELAEIGEEVQMGQIRNSNAYSLYSEVKKYSGLPDYLGIVKDTLKDTREMFLKAMKSDVIISTGGVSMGKYDFVKEIYSDLNIETKFEWIKVKPGRPCTFGVKENKLFFGLPGNPVSTLTSFLQFVRPALLRLMGAKRIRKPVLNAILEEDLKKQPGKAFLLRGHFSIRNNEFYVSTTGNQNSSVLRSMSRANCLIVIPENTSEVKAGEKVAIQLIDHDEI; encoded by the coding sequence ATGGCTCAACAATTATTTTTTATAATAACAGTTTGGAAAAGAGGAATGAAAAATATAAATTTACCCATATCCATCGACGAAGCTCAAAAAATAATCTTAGAATCTGTAAAACCTCTGACCGATGAAGGCATTTCGATAATGGAATCTGCCAATCGTGTTCTGTATGAGGACATTGTAGCAAGTACAATGATCCCTCCAAGAGATAATTCCGCAATGGATGGCTACGCGGTCATTGCAGCGGACACGAAGGGAGCAACAGAGACAAGTCCTGTAAAACTTCAAGTTATAGCGGAAATAAGGGCTGGTGGCCTGCTGGATGGCAAAGAGGTGTTGAAGGGAACGGCAATAAGAATAATGACCGGTGCGCCCCTCCCGAAAAGTGCTGATTCGGTCATTCCGTTTGAAGATGCGGAAGAAGAAGCCGGATACATAAGAATATTCAATGAGACAGTGAAATACAGTAATTGCAGATTCGCCGGAGAGGATATCAAAAAAGGCGACAAGGTATTGGAAAAAGGCGACAGGCTCAGATCCGCGGATGTAGGCATCCTTGCTTCCCTGAATTATCAAACGATTAAAGTCTATAAACAGCCGACTGTCTCGATTATCTCTACAGGCGATGAACTGGCCGAAATCGGTGAAGAAGTTCAAATGGGTCAGATTCGAAACAGCAATGCCTATTCTTTATACTCTGAAGTGAAAAAATATAGCGGTCTCCCTGATTATCTGGGCATTGTGAAAGATACCTTGAAAGATACGAGGGAAATGTTTTTGAAGGCCATGAAATCCGACGTCATTATATCCACGGGCGGCGTATCCATGGGGAAATACGATTTTGTTAAGGAGATTTATTCTGATCTGAATATTGAAACAAAATTTGAATGGATTAAGGTCAAACCCGGGAGACCGTGCACTTTTGGTGTTAAAGAAAACAAACTGTTTTTTGGCCTGCCAGGAAATCCTGTTTCGACTCTTACATCATTTCTTCAATTTGTCCGACCGGCGTTACTCAGGTTAATGGGTGCAAAAAGGATCAGAAAGCCGGTTCTTAATGCAATTCTTGAGGAGGATCTCAAAAAGCAACCGGGCAAAGCTTTTCTGCTGAGAGGGCATTTTTCTATTCGAAACAACGAGTTTTATGTTTCAACAACAGGGAATCAGAACTCATCCGTACTTCGTTCAATGAGCAGAGCGAACTGTCTGATTGTTATCCCGGAAAATACTTCAGAAGTAAAGGCAGGAGAAAAAGTTGCGATCCAATTAATTGACCATGATGAAATATGA
- a CDS encoding TOBE domain-containing protein codes for MKLSARNVLSGTVASVRKGAVNTEVILDLKGGSALVSVITNTSADNLALKQGTAAFAIVKASSIIVGTELEKAKISARNILNGTVVKVVEGPVSAEVDLDVGAGNTIVAVITEESAKRLGLKAGSSAYAMIKASSVIIGVE; via the coding sequence ATGAAACTGAGTGCACGAAATGTTTTAAGCGGCACGGTGGCAAGCGTCAGGAAGGGGGCGGTGAATACCGAAGTCATCCTCGACCTGAAGGGCGGATCGGCGCTTGTGTCGGTGATTACCAATACAAGCGCCGACAACCTTGCCTTGAAACAGGGGACCGCGGCTTTCGCCATCGTCAAGGCAAGCAGTATCATCGTCGGAACGGAACTGGAAAAGGCCAAAATCAGCGCACGCAATATCTTGAACGGCACTGTGGTGAAGGTTGTCGAAGGGCCTGTCAGCGCTGAAGTTGACCTGGATGTCGGCGCCGGCAATACGATTGTTGCGGTGATTACCGAAGAAAGCGCAAAAAGATTGGGGCTCAAGGCAGGAAGCAGCGCCTACGCCATGATCAAGGCCAGCAGCGTTATTATTGGTGTTGAGTAA
- a CDS encoding radical SAM protein — translation MMISPVAPGELKIEITDACNMNCAFCYLGGETRLGNRFMPDDEVLRWIDWAVDNSIPAIRFTGGEATLHPQVEMFCYYAHLRGRYIVLNTNGMGHAELYRKLFRVVNDLRISFPTLDAGRMDELTGCSDVSARKLEIINLALEEGVPRVRLLTTLLPELHGKLDHFIQLVKTSPRLFWMPLRYESTPILPRPWTQSDAQLFAEEMEGLMVRYPEEAQGIFLAMPFCGVKPTELGARVFHGRTQDCGPFVALNVNARGRMQACFDVSEMEGCRSLEEIRSCPEIQACASVEALPAECRRCPYSARCAGGCRKPYGLVQHGDQWIDYLAGFL, via the coding sequence ATGATGATTTCTCCTGTGGCGCCAGGCGAACTGAAAATTGAAATCACAGATGCCTGCAATATGAATTGTGCATTCTGTTATCTGGGCGGTGAGACCCGTCTGGGTAACCGATTTATGCCGGATGACGAGGTGTTGCGCTGGATTGACTGGGCGGTGGATAATTCCATTCCTGCTATCCGTTTCACAGGGGGAGAGGCGACACTGCATCCGCAGGTTGAAATGTTCTGCTACTATGCCCATCTGCGGGGGCGCTACATCGTTCTGAACACCAACGGAATGGGACATGCTGAACTCTATCGAAAGCTTTTCCGGGTTGTGAATGATTTGCGCATCAGTTTTCCGACGTTGGATGCCGGGCGCATGGACGAGCTTACCGGCTGTTCGGATGTGTCAGCCAGAAAACTGGAAATAATCAATCTGGCGCTGGAGGAGGGGGTGCCCCGTGTCCGCCTGCTCACGACACTGCTGCCGGAACTGCACGGAAAATTGGATCATTTTATCCAACTTGTCAAAACCTCGCCTCGGCTTTTCTGGATGCCATTGCGTTACGAATCAACGCCGATACTGCCCCGTCCCTGGACACAGTCCGATGCCCAGCTCTTTGCGGAAGAAATGGAAGGTTTAATGGTCCGCTACCCAGAGGAGGCCCAAGGGATTTTTCTGGCCATGCCATTTTGCGGAGTCAAGCCGACCGAGCTGGGTGCACGGGTGTTTCATGGCCGGACGCAGGATTGTGGGCCCTTCGTGGCGCTGAACGTCAATGCCCGCGGACGAATGCAGGCGTGCTTTGACGTGAGTGAAATGGAAGGCTGCAGGTCACTCGAGGAGATCCGGAGCTGTCCGGAGATACAAGCCTGCGCATCGGTCGAGGCGCTGCCTGCTGAATGCCGTCGCTGCCCGTATTCAGCCCGTTGCGCCGGTGGCTGCCGTAAGCCTTATGGCCTGGTTCAACACGGCGACCAGTGGATTGATTATCTGGCGGGGTTTTTATAA
- the modC gene encoding molybdenum ABC transporter ATP-binding protein: MELRVDVQKNFGSFSFAANFTASGVSTGVFGPSGSGKSTLVKLIAGLHKPDSGVIIIDGETLFDSSRRQNIPVEERRVGMVFQHPNLFPHLNVKRNLLYGYRRCPSQHRRITLSDLVDVLEIGHLLDRGVNNLSGGEKQRVSIGRTVLSNPRLLLMDEPLSALDDNLKYQIITYLKNVSKRFGIPYLFISHSLKEMRLMSDQVLVVEDGRIADQMPTEQLALSRMGQSLTGYINILKLKDPRLRDELHAYPWGDGELLIVAGEGQPGTLFELSSRDIILLRRFPHAISARNLLKCTVVDAFPSGHRIGVKLDCGGEHLVAEVTLPAARELEIETGRELYAAIKASAFRQIM, translated from the coding sequence ATGGAACTGCGGGTAGATGTACAGAAAAACTTCGGCTCCTTCTCTTTTGCTGCAAACTTTACGGCCAGCGGGGTATCAACGGGGGTTTTCGGTCCCTCCGGGAGCGGCAAGTCAACTCTTGTGAAACTCATTGCCGGCCTTCACAAGCCGGACTCCGGCGTTATCATAATCGATGGGGAAACTCTTTTCGACAGTTCCCGGCGGCAGAACATCCCTGTGGAAGAGCGGAGGGTCGGCATGGTCTTCCAGCATCCCAATCTGTTTCCCCACTTGAATGTGAAACGCAACCTCTTGTATGGGTACAGACGGTGTCCTTCCCAGCACCGCAGGATTACACTCTCTGATCTGGTGGATGTGCTGGAGATCGGACACCTCCTGGATCGGGGGGTGAACAACCTCTCGGGGGGCGAGAAGCAGCGGGTTTCCATCGGCAGGACCGTACTTTCCAACCCCCGCCTGCTTCTTATGGATGAACCTCTCTCCGCCCTGGACGACAACCTGAAATATCAGATCATCACTTATCTGAAAAACGTCAGTAAGCGGTTCGGGATTCCCTACCTGTTCATTTCCCATTCGCTTAAGGAAATGCGCCTTATGTCCGATCAGGTCCTGGTTGTGGAAGACGGAAGGATCGCCGATCAGATGCCAACCGAACAACTGGCGCTATCCAGAATGGGACAGAGCCTTACCGGATACATCAACATTCTGAAGCTGAAAGATCCTCGACTTCGCGACGAGTTGCATGCCTATCCGTGGGGTGATGGCGAGCTGCTCATCGTTGCCGGTGAGGGCCAGCCGGGAACACTGTTCGAACTCTCGTCACGGGATATCATCCTCTTACGTAGATTTCCTCATGCAATCAGCGCCCGGAACCTCCTCAAATGCACCGTGGTCGACGCCTTCCCCTCCGGGCACAGGATCGGAGTCAAACTTGACTGTGGTGGAGAACACCTTGTGGCTGAAGTGACGCTGCCGGCGGCCAGGGAACTGGAAATCGAGACGGGGCGCGAACTCTACGCTGCGATCAAGGCCTCGGCTTTCAGACAAATCATGTAA
- a CDS encoding NHLP leader peptide family RiPP precursor → MIDEQIKELEKKMAKPLAGPRTVYLGDEEIKEQDKKMAKLFARAWSDESFKERFISNPRSVLKEYDIFVPAAVEIKVLEQTDAVMHIVLPLKPGEEWSIKPIMTEDTDEISCVRCV, encoded by the coding sequence ATGATAGATGAACAAATAAAAGAACTGGAAAAAAAAATGGCGAAGCCGCTTGCAGGGCCAAGAACTGTTTATTTAGGTGATGAAGAAATAAAAGAACAGGACAAAAAGATGGCGAAGCTGTTTGCCAGGGCATGGAGTGATGAATCTTTTAAAGAAAGGTTTATATCAAACCCCAGATCGGTGTTGAAGGAATATGACATCTTTGTTCCTGCCGCTGTCGAAATCAAAGTTCTGGAACAAACGGATGCAGTCATGCACATTGTTCTTCCCTTGAAACCGGGTGAAGAATGGTCGATCAAACCGATAATGACTGAAGATACCGATGAAATATCCTGTGTGAGATGCGTTTAA